The Camelina sativa cultivar DH55 chromosome 14, Cs, whole genome shotgun sequence genome includes a window with the following:
- the LOC104741767 gene encoding branched-chain-amino-acid aminotransferase 6-like produces MAPSSSPLRTTSEADEKYANVKWEELGFALTPTDYMYVAKCRQGERFSQGKILPYGDISISPCSAILNYGQSQQV; encoded by the exons ATGGCTCCTTCTTCATCACCTCTTCGTACTACAAG TGAAGCGGATGAGAAGTATGCGAATGTGAAATGGGAAGAGCTTGGATTTGCTCTGACTCCAACAGATTACATGTATGTAGCCAAATGCAGACAAGGTGAGCGCTTTTCACAAGGAAAGATCCTTCCTTATGGGGATATTTCAATCAGCCCTTGTTCTGCTATTCTCAATTATGGCCAG